In Streptomyces paludis, the genomic stretch AGCGCAGCAGCTCCTTGTAGACCCGGTCACCAATGCGCCGGTCCACGAAGCGCGGCGTCCAGCCGGGCGCGCCGCCCTGCACCGCATCCATGACCGAGTCGCCGTGCTCCACCAGCCAGTCGTGCGCGCGGACGCAGATCAGGTCGACGGCGCGATGGTGGGCGCCGTCCGCCACGACCTTGTCGAGGGTCTTCCCTATGCCCGGGGCGATCTCCACGGCGTCCGCACGCCGGGTGATCGCCTCGCCCACCACCGCCTGCACATCCGAGTCCCGCAGCACGGTCAGCGCGCCGCGCAGCGCCGTGGACAGCTCGGCGGTGACCCGGTCGGCGTGCGCGGGCTCCGCGAGCCACGTGCCGAGTCGGCGTCCGATGCCCAGGGCGCGCAGCCGGCTCCGTACGACATCGGCCGAGAGGAAGTTCTCCCCGACGAACGCGCCGAGCGAGGCGCCCAGCTGGTCCTTCTTGTTGGCGATGATCGCGGTGTGCGGAATGGGCAGGCCCAGCGGCCGGCGGAACAGCGCCGTCACCGCGAACCAGTCGGCCAGCGCGCCGACCATCCCCGCCTCGGCCGCCGCCGCGACATAGCCCGCCCAGCTGCCCGCGCCCGAGTTCTTCGCCCAGGTCGCGAGGGCGAATACCACCGCGACCAGCAGAAGCAGACCGGTGGCCGTGGCCTTCATCCGGCGGACGCCGCGGAGCTTCTCCTCATCGGCCGCCGTGTACGAGAAGGAGCCGAGCCCGCGTGCGGCCTGCTGACGAGCGGGCGCCCCCACCGTCCCAGGCGCCTCAGCAGCCCCAGGCGCCCCCGCTGCCCCGGACCCCTTCCCGGGCTCAGGCGCTCGCTCCGGATCCGTGCGTTCCATCCGCTCCACCGTTCATTCCACCCGTCCACGTACGTACCGTGCATCATTCGTACACATTGTCCCTGTCCGCGATGCCGGACGACGTGACCTGTGGATAACGCAGAGGGCGAGGATGGCGCAGCCTGTGGATAAGGGGTCAGGCCGGCCGCTCAGCCGTCCAGTTCCTTGCGCTCCGCCTTCTTCTCCAGCTTCTCGCGCTTGCGCTGCTCCTTGAGCCGCCGCCGCTCCGCCTCCGTGGCCTTCCGCTCGACCCCGACCCCGCCCATCAGCGCGAACCCGGTGACGATCACCCGCGGCGACCCGGGGCTGATCTCCACATCCCCGCTGCTGCGCGCCTCGCCGAAGCCGCCCATCAGCCCGATGCCCCTGACCTCGACGTTCATGTCCGGCGGTACGGTCACCTGCATTCCGCCCATGATCGCGAAGCACCGGATCACCACATCGCGGTCCTCGAACCGAGCCTCGCGCAGATCGATGTCCCCGCCCGCCTGGAAGACGGCGGCCGTGAACTTCCGGCCCACCGTCCACCGCCCCTTGCGGGTGAAACCGCCCCAGAAGGCGAACGCGCCCTTGGACGTGGCGGGTTCCCGGCCGATCCGGTCCGCCCAGCCACCGGTGGCCGTCTCCGGCGCCAGCCCGCGCGCCGGCTGTCCCGCCTGCCCCACGACGTCCGTCGTCGTCCCCGGCGCGGGCAGGTCCCGTACGAGCGGCACCAACTCACCGTGCGTACGGGCCTTGTACGTGAGGTCGAGGCGCTCCTCGAACTCCAGCATGTCGAGCCGACCCTCCGCGACGGCCTCCCGCAGCCGCTCCGCGATCTGCTCCCGCTCGGCGTCGGAAGCCCGCGTATCGGGCGCTGCCAGACCCGGATCGGGCGCCGCCGACCGCGTATCCGGCACTGCCGGCGGGCTCACCGCATGCTTCGGTTCGGGGCGCGGTTCAGGGCTCGATCCGGGGCGCGATTCGGGCTGCTCGCTCGTCATAACAGCAGACTAGTCAACCGCCCGGTCCCCGTCACACAGCCGATCGGTCCGCGTACATCTTGGCGATCACATCCTCGATGTCCGGCTCCCGCACCGACAGATCCACCAGCGGAAACTCCGCCGCGATCCGGGCCACCAGCGGCGCCGCCGATGCCGCCGCCGGGAAGGCCAGCCACTGCCGCGGCCCCTCCACCTTCACCGTACGGACCTCGGCGCCCGGCAGATCGATCGGCGGAAGCTCCCGCTCCAGATCGATGACGAGCGTCCGCTCGCTCTCCCCGACCTCGTGCAGCCCGGACGGCGAGCCGTCGTACAGCAGCCGCCCGTGGTCGATGACCATCACCCGCTCGCACAGCTGCTCGATATCGGTCAGATCGTGCGTCGTGAGCAGCACCGTCGTGCCGCGCTCCGCGTTCAGATCCCGCAGGAACCCCCTGACCTTGGCCTTCGAGATCACATCCAGGCCGATCGTCGGCTCGTCCAGATACAGCACCTCGGGATCGTGCAGCAGCGCCGCCGCGATATCGCCGCGCATCCGCTGGCCGAGCGAGAGCTGCCGTACCGGTACGTCCAGCAGCGCGCCCAGGTCGAGCAGCTCGACGCAGCGCTCCAGATTCACCCGGAACCGCGCGTCCGGCACGCGGTACATCCGGTGCATCAGCCGGTACGAATCGATCAGCGGCAGGTCCCACCAGAGCGTCGTACGCTGCCCGAACACCACGCCGATGCGCTGCGCCAGCCGCGTACGCTCCCGGGACGGATCGATGCCCGCGACCCGCAGCCGGCCGGCGCTCGGGGTCAGAATGCCGGTGAGCATCTTGATGGTGGTGGACTTGCCGGCGCCGTTCGGGCCGATGTAGCCGACCATCTCGCCGCGCGCCACCCGGAAGGAGAGGCTGTCGACGGCCCGCACCTGATGTCTCTCCCGACGCAGCAGCCCCGCCCTCCGGCGTACGTCGAAGACCTTCTCGACCCCGTCCAGCTCAATGAAACCAGCGCCGTCCTCAGCCACCACGACCGTCCTCTCAGCTTCCCGTGCTGCGGTACGCCCGCAGCCCCGCCCGCCACGCCAGCCCCGCCGCCGCGCAGCACACCAGCGCGACCACCGGCGGCAGGAACGCCACCGCGGCCGGCAACCCCAGCGGCAGCTCGCGCCCCATCACGTACAGCGCCGGGATCCAGTTCACGAAGGCCAGCGGCACCACGAACGTCACCCCGCGCACCAGCTCCCGGCCGAAGACCGACGGCGGGTACTGGAGCACGGTGTTGCCGCCGTACGTGAACGCGTGCTGCACCTGCGCGGCGTCCTGCGCCCAGAACTGGAACGCGCCGCCCGCCACGAACACCGCCCCGAAGATCGCCGCGCCGCTCACGATCATCATCGGCAGCATCAGCACCCGCACCACCGTCCAGTCGATGTCCACCAGCAGCAGCGCGTAGCCGAGCACCAGCAGCCCCTGGAGGATCCGGCCCAGCCGCCGCAGCGCGAACCTGTCCGCCGCGACCTGCACCAGTACGGGGACGGGCCGCACCAGCAGCGTGTCGAGCGTGCCGTCCCGCACCCGGCGGCCCAGGCCGTTCATCGACCCGAGAAACAGGTCGGCCAGGCCGAAGGCCGTACCCGTCGTCCCGTACAGAAAGGCCACCTCGGCCAGCGAGTAGCCGCCGAGGGCATCGATGTGCGAGAACATCAGCAGGATCGACAGGAAGTCGAAGCCGGTCGCCGCGAAGTTCCCGAACGCCATCATCACGAAGGACGCGCGGTACGTGAGCGTGGAGCGCGTCCAGGCCGCCACGATCAGGCCGTACGCCCGTAGCCCGGACCACAGGATGTCCCACCGCGAGGTTTCCGGAAGCCGGTATTCCGGAAGAGCCACCGACGCCACCGACGGCCCAGCGCCCCCCACCGAATCGACCGCAGAACCCGCCGAGCCCACAGAGCCCACAACGGCTTCCCCCGCCGCCCCCGCATCCTCAGCCACCCTGGACCACCACCCTCCGCGTCGCCACCGACTGAAGCACCCGGCCCGCCCCGAGCAGCGCCACCGCCCAGCCCGCCTGGAACGCGTACACGCCCGCCAGGTCCCACCCGGTGTGCTTGCCCAGCAGGACATCCGCCGGAATCTGGAGCATCGACGACCACGGCAGCGCCCGCGCCACCTCGCCCAGCGCGCCGGGGAAGACGTTGAGCGGCAGCAGCATCCCGGAGAAGAACATCGCCGCCAGCATCCCCAGCTGCGCCGCCCCCGCGCCGTCCATCAGCCAGAACGCCGACAGCGCGATCAGGAACCGGATCGCGAAACTCACCACCAGCCCCAGCAGCAGCGCCCCCAGGAACGCGAGCCACATCAGCGGATCGCCCGGCAGCGCCAGCTCGAAGGCGAACGCCCCGATCGCCATCGGCACGACCCCGCGCCCGAGCAGCTGGAACGCCGCCCGCCCCAGATCCCCCGCCAGCCACCACAGCTGGAGATCGGCCGGACGGTAGAGATCGACGGCGATGTCGCCCGTACGGATGCGTTCGATCAGCTCGTCCTCGAAGCCGCCGCCCATCAGCGCGCAGGCCGCCAGCAGCGCCTGCCCGAGCCATACGTACGTCATGGCCTGCGGCAGGTCGTACCCGCCGAGCCGCGGCCGCTCGTCCCAGAGCGCGGTGTACGCGTACGCCAGGATGAAGCCGAACACGGTGTTGGTGAACACGCCGGCGAAGGTCGCCACGCGATACGTCGCGTACCGTCGGAAACCGCCCAAGGTCACCACTGCGTACAGCCGCACCGGCGCCCCTCCCCTCCCCCTTCGCAACGCCCCGAGCCGCGGCACAGAACTTCGCGGCACCAAAGCGCACGAACCTAGTCCACGCGCCCACGCCGCCGCGACTCAATATCCGGCGGCTCGCGCTTCTCCCTTCTGGCCGTGTTTTATGGGATTGACCTGATACGACACCGTTATGCCGGGAAGTGAACCTCCGGCTGCGGCCGAGGAGTCTTCACGCATATGAGTGACGAGCCACAGCAGCAGGGCTGGGCCCCACGGGACCCTTCCGACCCCGCGTCCCACCCCGTGTCCGACCCTGCCCCCACCGACCCCGCGTCCGGCCCCGCCCTCACCGGCCGGGCCAGGCGCGCGGCCAGGCGCGCCGAGCGCAAGCGCCGGCGCACCGGCTGGCGCAGGCTCGTCCCCACCTGGCGTATGACGGCCGGCACGTTCCTGGGCTGCGCGCTTCTGCTCGTCTGCGGCTTCGTCGTGGGCTACAAGTACGTCGACATCCCGGCCGCGAACGCCGCCGCCACCGCCCAGTCGAACGTCTTCCTCTATACGGACGGCACCCAGATCGCCCGCGACGGCGAGATCAACCGCGAGAACGTCAAGCTCTCGCAGGTGCCGCGGAGCGTCCAGCGCGCCGTGCTCGCCGCCGAGGACCGCGGCTTCTACGGCGAGCCCGCCGTCGACCCGCAGGGCATGGTCCGCGCCGCCTGGAACACCGCGACCGGCAAGGGCACCCAGGGCGGCTCCACGATCACCCAGCAGTACGTCAAGAACTACTACCTCGGCCAGGAACAGACGGTCATCCGCAAGACCAAGGAATTCTTTATCGCGATCAAGCTCAACCGCGAGGCGTCCAAGGGCCAGATCCTCCAGGGCTATCTGAACACCAGCTACTTCGGCCGCAACGCCTACGGCATCCAGGCCGCCGCCCAGGCGTACTACGGCAAGGACGTCGAGAAGCTCAGCACGGCGGAGGGCGCCTATCTGGCCTCCCTCCTCAACGCCCCCAGCGAGTTCGACGTCGTCGTCCACCCCGAGAACAGACCGGCCGCCGTCGCCCGCTGGAAGTACGTACTCGACGGGATGGTCAAGGAGCACTGGCTCAGCGAGCGCGACCGGGACGCGATGGCCTTCCCGCAGCCCGGAAACCTGCGGCCCTCCTCCTCCGGCCTCACGGGCCAGCGCGGCTATATCGTCCAGGCCGTCAAGGACTATCTGACCAGCAACAAGATCATCGACGAGAACACCCTGGCCACCGGCGGCTACCGGATCACCACCACCCTCGACCGCAAGAAGCAGAACGCCTTCGTACGGGCCGTCAAGGACAAGGTCACCTCCCAGCTCAGCGCCGACCGCACGGCCGACCGCAACGTCCGCGTCGGCGGCGCCTCCATCGACCCGGCGACCGGCCAGGTCGTCGCCATGTACGGCGGCATCGACTACACCAAGCAGTACGTCAACAACGCGACCCGCCGCGACTACCAGGTCGGCTCCACCTTCAAGCCGTTCGTCCTCGCCGCCGCCCTCCAGAACGGCTCCGAGACCCAGGACGGCCGGACGATCTCCCCGAGCACCGTGTACGACGGCACCAACCAGCGCATGGTCCAGGGCCCCAGCGGCCCCACCGGTTACGCCCCTTCCAACGAGGACGATGTCAACTACGGCCCCATCACCGTACGGGTCGCCACTGACAAGTCCGTCAACGCCGTCTACGCGCAGATGGCCCAGGACGTCGGGCCCGAGACCGTCAAGGACACCGCCATCGCCCTCGGCATCCCCAAGAACACCCCCGACCTCACCGCCACCCCCTCCATCGCGCTCGGCCCGGCCACCGCGAGCGTCCTGGACATGGCCGAGGCGTACGCGACACTCGCCAACCACGGCGCGCACGGCACGTACAGCCTCGTCCGGGACATCAGCAGGAACGGTACGGAGCTGGCCCTGCCCGCGCACGACAGCAAGCAGGCGATCAGCCGCGAGGCCGCCGACACCACCACCTCCGTGCTGCGCGGCGTCGTCGACGGCGGTACGGGCACCGCCGCCCAGTCCGCGGGCCGCCCCGCCGCCGGCAAGACCGGCACGGCGGAGAAGGACAAGGCGGCCTGGTTCGCCGGCTACACCCCGAACCTCGCGACCGTCGTGGCCGTAATGGGCGCCGACCCCAAGACCGCCGAGCAGACGCCGCTGTACGGAGCCCTCGGCCTGGGCCGCATCAACGGCGGCGGGGCGCCCGCCCAGATCTGGGGCCAGTACACGGCCGCCGCGCTCCAGGGCACCGCGGTCAAGGACTTCGACCTCCGCGTGACACCCGACGCGGCCGATTCGGCGCTGCCGGACCAGACGGGGTCCCCGCGGCCCGACCGCTCCGGCCAGTCGCAGAACCCTGACACGCGGGGCACCTCCCAGGGCACCCAGGGCTCTTCCGAGGGCCGGACCACCACCCCGGGCACCCAGGGCGCCACCGGGACGACCGGCACCACCACGGGCGACGGCACCACAGGCGGCGGGAGTACGGGCACCACCACCGGCGGCGGTACGGACTCGGGCGGCGGCAGCCCGGGCGACGGCAGTACGGGCGCGGCCACCACCGGCGGCGACAACACGGGCGCGACGACGGACGGCGGCGCGGGGACGAGCACAGGAGGCACGAACACGGGAGGGACGTTCCCGTTCCCAGGAACGTCCCTCCCGGGAACGAGCACGGACGGCCAAGGCCCGTAAAAAGCAAGGGCCCGTAAAAAGAGCCCGTAAAAGCAGACGGCTCAATGCCCGGAGGTGACCTTCAGCCCCACCACGGCCACCAGCAGCAGACAGACGAAGAAGATCCTGGCGGCGGTCGCCGGCTCACCCAGCGCCACCATCCCGACCACAGCCGCCCCGGCCGCGCCGATCCCGACCCACACGCCGTAGGCCGTACCGATCGGCAGCGTCTTCGCCGCCTGTGCCAGCAGCACCATGCTCAGAACGATCCCCGCACCGGTGAACACGCTCGGCCACAGCCGGGTGAACCCCTCGGTGAACTTCATCCCGATCGACCAGCCGATCTCCAGCAGACCAGCGACGATCAACAGAACCCAGGCCATGACGGCACCTCCCGGCGAGAACGCGGAAACAACAGGTGCGTCGTCTTTCGATGACCCGGTACGGCGCGTCTCGTCGGGGAACCCCACGCTAACAAACAAAGCGAGGCACCCAGAAACGGGGGCCCGGAGAACGGCCCGGAGAACCAGGGGAACTACAGATAAAGCCCGGTCGAGTCCTCGGACCCCTCGAACCGGTCCGCCGCGACCGCGTGCAGATCGCGCTCCCGCATCAGTACGTACGCCACCCCGCGCACCTCGACCTCGGCCCGGTCCTCGGGGTCGTACAGCACCCGGTCCCCCGGCGTCACCGTCCGTACGCTCTGTCCCACGGCCACCACCTCGGCCCAGGCCAGCCGACGGCCGACCTCGGCCGTCGCCGG encodes the following:
- a CDS encoding DUF445 domain-containing protein, with the translated sequence MERTDPERAPEPGKGSGAAGAPGAAEAPGTVGAPARQQAARGLGSFSYTAADEEKLRGVRRMKATATGLLLLVAVVFALATWAKNSGAGSWAGYVAAAAEAGMVGALADWFAVTALFRRPLGLPIPHTAIIANKKDQLGASLGAFVGENFLSADVVRSRLRALGIGRRLGTWLAEPAHADRVTAELSTALRGALTVLRDSDVQAVVGEAITRRADAVEIAPGIGKTLDKVVADGAHHRAVDLICVRAHDWLVEHGDSVMDAVQGGAPGWTPRFVDRRIGDRVYKELLRFITEMRDMPSHPARGAIDRFLRDFATDLQSDTDTRARVERLKSELLARPEVQDIIASAWSSVRAMIMSAAEDDRSELRLRARASLLSLGARLSTDERLQGKLDGWIEEAAAYVVATYRGEITSLISDTVAGWDAADTSKKIEAHIGRDLQFIRINGTVVGALAGLLIYTVSHALGG
- a CDS encoding DUF1707 SHOCT-like domain-containing protein; translation: MPDTRSAAPDPGLAAPDTRASDAEREQIAERLREAVAEGRLDMLEFEERLDLTYKARTHGELVPLVRDLPAPGTTTDVVGQAGQPARGLAPETATGGWADRIGREPATSKGAFAFWGGFTRKGRWTVGRKFTAAVFQAGGDIDLREARFEDRDVVIRCFAIMGGMQVTVPPDMNVEVRGIGLMGGFGEARSSGDVEISPGSPRVIVTGFALMGGVGVERKATEAERRRLKEQRKREKLEKKAERKELDG
- a CDS encoding ABC transporter ATP-binding protein, producing the protein MAEDGAGFIELDGVEKVFDVRRRAGLLRRERHQVRAVDSLSFRVARGEMVGYIGPNGAGKSTTIKMLTGILTPSAGRLRVAGIDPSRERTRLAQRIGVVFGQRTTLWWDLPLIDSYRLMHRMYRVPDARFRVNLERCVELLDLGALLDVPVRQLSLGQRMRGDIAAALLHDPEVLYLDEPTIGLDVISKAKVRGFLRDLNAERGTTVLLTTHDLTDIEQLCERVMVIDHGRLLYDGSPSGLHEVGESERTLVIDLERELPPIDLPGAEVRTVKVEGPRQWLAFPAAASAAPLVARIAAEFPLVDLSVREPDIEDVIAKMYADRSAV
- a CDS encoding ABC transporter permease is translated as MALPEYRLPETSRWDILWSGLRAYGLIVAAWTRSTLTYRASFVMMAFGNFAATGFDFLSILLMFSHIDALGGYSLAEVAFLYGTTGTAFGLADLFLGSMNGLGRRVRDGTLDTLLVRPVPVLVQVAADRFALRRLGRILQGLLVLGYALLLVDIDWTVVRVLMLPMMIVSGAAIFGAVFVAGGAFQFWAQDAAQVQHAFTYGGNTVLQYPPSVFGRELVRGVTFVVPLAFVNWIPALYVMGRELPLGLPAAVAFLPPVVALVCCAAAGLAWRAGLRAYRSTGS
- a CDS encoding ABC transporter permease produces the protein MRLYAVVTLGGFRRYATYRVATFAGVFTNTVFGFILAYAYTALWDERPRLGGYDLPQAMTYVWLGQALLAACALMGGGFEDELIERIRTGDIAVDLYRPADLQLWWLAGDLGRAAFQLLGRGVVPMAIGAFAFELALPGDPLMWLAFLGALLLGLVVSFAIRFLIALSAFWLMDGAGAAQLGMLAAMFFSGMLLPLNVFPGALGEVARALPWSSMLQIPADVLLGKHTGWDLAGVYAFQAGWAVALLGAGRVLQSVATRRVVVQGG
- a CDS encoding transglycosylase domain-containing protein, encoding MSDEPQQQGWAPRDPSDPASHPVSDPAPTDPASGPALTGRARRAARRAERKRRRTGWRRLVPTWRMTAGTFLGCALLLVCGFVVGYKYVDIPAANAAATAQSNVFLYTDGTQIARDGEINRENVKLSQVPRSVQRAVLAAEDRGFYGEPAVDPQGMVRAAWNTATGKGTQGGSTITQQYVKNYYLGQEQTVIRKTKEFFIAIKLNREASKGQILQGYLNTSYFGRNAYGIQAAAQAYYGKDVEKLSTAEGAYLASLLNAPSEFDVVVHPENRPAAVARWKYVLDGMVKEHWLSERDRDAMAFPQPGNLRPSSSGLTGQRGYIVQAVKDYLTSNKIIDENTLATGGYRITTTLDRKKQNAFVRAVKDKVTSQLSADRTADRNVRVGGASIDPATGQVVAMYGGIDYTKQYVNNATRRDYQVGSTFKPFVLAAALQNGSETQDGRTISPSTVYDGTNQRMVQGPSGPTGYAPSNEDDVNYGPITVRVATDKSVNAVYAQMAQDVGPETVKDTAIALGIPKNTPDLTATPSIALGPATASVLDMAEAYATLANHGAHGTYSLVRDISRNGTELALPAHDSKQAISREAADTTTSVLRGVVDGGTGTAAQSAGRPAAGKTGTAEKDKAAWFAGYTPNLATVVAVMGADPKTAEQTPLYGALGLGRINGGGAPAQIWGQYTAAALQGTAVKDFDLRVTPDAADSALPDQTGSPRPDRSGQSQNPDTRGTSQGTQGSSEGRTTTPGTQGATGTTGTTTGDGTTGGGSTGTTTGGGTDSGGGSPGDGSTGAATTGGDNTGATTDGGAGTSTGGTNTGGTFPFPGTSLPGTSTDGQGP
- a CDS encoding DMT family transporter; translation: MAWVLLIVAGLLEIGWSIGMKFTEGFTRLWPSVFTGAGIVLSMVLLAQAAKTLPIGTAYGVWVGIGAAGAAVVGMVALGEPATAARIFFVCLLLVAVVGLKVTSGH
- a CDS encoding GroES family chaperonin, producing MLHDRVLVRTDIPEGERRSSGGILIPATAEVGRRLAWAEVVAVGQSVRTVTPGDRVLYDPEDRAEVEVRGVAYVLMRERDLHAVAADRFEGSEDSTGLYL